AGACATAATAAATCTTAAATTACCTTGCCACTCTAGCGCATGTTTGATCCCCTCAGGGATTCCAATTTCCAAGATTCAATTATCTCTGCATCACGTTGTTCAAGAATTGTCTGCaaaattatttatcttatttgtcaagatttcttATATGGATGATACTCTCTGTTCAGAGATCACTCTCCTAATTGGGTGATCTTCACATTCTCAATATGAATGCTACAATGAACTCATAAGACCGTGAAAACCAGACCCATCAGGTGGCCAATCTATCCTGTTGGTCTTTGTTTATCCAGATTTAGTGAGTATACGGGTTATAGGCTCTTATCTCTTTAGTTTTTCTTGATAAGAAATTTGTCTGTCAAAGTGCTCTACAGCTAGAAGTGGTTGATAATATGCATATGGCAGTATGTTCATGTATTTTCCACctcatctttcttttcaatcGGTTGGGATTCTTCTGCTACTTTAATTTTAGGGTCTCTGAAATACATTGCAATTTCTTGACCAAGActctaatctttttttcttgtttggttCTCTTCAATTTCAGATGGTTGCTGTTTTGATTGTCTTTTTAGTGTCTGCCATCTTCCATGAGGTAGGCCTTTTGGGATCATCGTGTTTATTTCATTTGTTAGCTATTTCACCAAATAAGGTATCTGGTTTTTTCTATTTGTCTAGAATACTTAATGAATAAAATGCTCTTATGACCTAAGCAAGAAATAATGTGtttctaatttctcttttgattttgggTTTTGAGATTAACACGAATGTAAGGTAATAGTTCAGTGGCAATTTTCCCCAACCTAAGTCTGTTGCTGGTTGATACTTCATGACTAGAATATTCTCAGGACATGAGCAAGATATActgaatttcttttattctgACTTGAGCAGTTGTGCATCGCCGTCCCTTGCCACATATTCAAGTTTTGGGCATTTATTGGCATTATGTTCCAGGTAAGATGATTTAGAGCTTGACCCACCCCATTCTATTTCTGTATGTACCTATCGAACATGTGTGGAGAGAACTGAATTGCGCACTTCGTAGCATCTCTTTCATATGGGTTTCAGCTTGGTAAATATTCTTTGGACAGGTTCCTCTGATGCTGTTCACCAATTACCTTCAAGATAAGTTCAACAACTCAATGGTATGGTGTCATTTTCCTTTACTATGTCGACTCATTCGCCCGCTTCATCTCGTGTCCTGAATCCATATTCCTGAGTTAATATTTCAGGTGGGGAATATGGTCTTCTGGTTCATATTCTGCATTCTCGGCCAACCAACGTGCCTCCTCTTGTACTATCATGACTTGATGAAccgaaaagggaaaattacttGAGCTCTTGCAACTCCTCTCGCCGGAAAATGGAGCTGGTTAGTCCCAGACTGCGATTTCAGGCTCCCCGCTGTATCTTCACTCTGTATGTATTCATCACAAGTTGCGGGTTACTTGTAAAGAAAGGGGGGGAAAGCAATTTCTTTAAGCACGATGACTAGTGTGGCGATGACTAGTGCCACAGTCGGAAGCAACAAGCCGACTATCGTAATAACTAAAAAGCAGAGAATGGGCACTGATTCAGTATCGCATCGTCTTGTCTTGGTTATGGCTCTTCTCATCTGTGTTCAGCTCTGTAATGTTCAAGCGAGATTTTTCATCTACTTCTCAATTTACCTTCACTTTAGTGATTCCAACATGCGGAAGAACCGAGTGATAACACTTCGAAACTGACCTCTCACCTGCATGTCCGATCTCTCGAGGAATTTATCCTTTCTCCTCCTGTATCATCTTTTTCATTGAGGTTTCTCTACGAGCAATCATTTAAACCCGACTCATGTTCGAATCTACTTCACCATTACCACCGACTCCACGATCGAAGAAACGAACTCCCATCAGCATTTGCACCGCACGCACCGCCTCGATCGAGTGGCCAGACAATCCACATTTTCGCCTAACGGTTTGGATGTCCACAAAATTACATTTCGCACCTCTTTGCCACAATCTAGTTGCACGAACAATCAAACATGTCGATTTGGAAGTCCTCCGTTAATCGAGccaaatggaaatgaatggaACATTCAGCGACTGTAGCGACTGTGTACTGAGTATGATTCAATAAACAAATACAAGGGCCAATTTACAGggccaaaagaaaattctgaaaatcaATATTCGTGTTATACTGCTAAAGTAAAACTTAAAGAGGGAAGCACACAGAGACAGCGACTGCCGGAGGGAGTCACAGGGAAAAGGACTAAAAAGgtttaaaggaaaaaaggggCCAAGGATATCCATCTCCCAAAGATGACGCATCGCGCTTCGCATGATTCCCCGCTTGTTGAATCCAAGGATTTAAGATTCCAGCGATATATAGCAGCACAGCGAAGCATACCATTAGATACCTGGAGTTGGATGCTTAACTTGGTCAATTCCCCCAGAGAGTAGCCTATTCTACCACAAAGTCTGAATGGAAGGGTTCTTGATTTACAACGATCTGCGAAACTggccattaaaaatgaaccctCTCGTCACTGTCAAAGTGGAGCCTCTCAATGCCCTTTAGGGCGTTTTCATAATTCTTAAGGTGCACCGCATTTCTCCCAGAGGATGATTGCCTAGGGTCCGAGGAACCGACTGGCGAACTTCTTTGGCCACTTGAAATCTTGCGGACTGCTCCAGGACTGGCTTCTGTCGTGCGAGCACGATGGGAATCAGACTCACCACCCATAAACGCTTCACGGCTGCTGGAAATTGCTGCCCGCCTTGACGATCCGCCTGAACGCCCCAAAAATGCTGAACTTGATATCTATGCATTCCAAAGACACATTGTGAGCTATGTGAACAAAGAAATGAGGACTATTATCTATACCACCACATAAATGTTTCATGTATATTTAAGAGGTGACATAATACTTTTCAAAATAGTTACACCAACTAAAATACATGAAACACTCACTTAATTGACCATTAAGTAAAAGTTACAATGGACGAAGTCGCAAAAATACAGTGTGCCCACAAGATCAGCTTTTAACTACTTGAAATTTGCTTCTGCATTCTTGAGTCCACCCAAACACTTTACTAGGATAATTCTACAACCAGAGTCGTTCTGTCTGAGTGTCTGCCAAAAAAGTGTTGCAAAATCTCCATTTTCCCATGCTTCGCCAAATTAAAATGCAAATTATTATGAAACTACCAGCAAAACTAACAACAAAAGTCCCAGTGCTTTCTGCTGAAAACCATGCCCTTCGCAACCCCATACATTCAAATAACAAATACTCACATAAGGTAAGTAGCAATCCAATATAGATGCTTGACACCCTAGCAATGATACAATGATGGGTAATATTATACACCATCTGATAACAATGCTCAACACCCTAGCAAAATTCACTGAAACCACAGGTGGTCCTCCATCCTCAACTGAGGGTCCATATGAAGATCAGTATAATGCAGCAACTTCACCAACTTAATCTGACCCCACCCAAACTGCTCCTACACACATACTCAAAAATATGCTTGTTTCTCTTCAATACATGAAGATTCCCAACTCATCCAAAAGATGAGTAATTACCAGTGCTTCAAACAGGAACCtctgtttataaaaaaaaccaatttcttgatatgtttggtaaaaaggGCAGAAAAGAAAGGCAGAACTGGAGTTGAATGTAGGAAAAGAAACAATGATTTCTTTTGCCTGTctaaaaggaaggaaaatgacATTAATTCACCAATAATCCTGCACAATTTTGCCTTTCTGAGTGACCATTAAAGACACATTCAGAAAGCCCATGAAAATATACGTCTTTCTCCCCAATactccaaaaatgaaaagaacaaaatatgTTGACCCAGGAAGGGTTTTTCCACTCCAAAACTTAGCGCCTTTTTCCCTTCCATTCTGAAAAGTTGAAGATAGCTTTCCTTTCCAATAGTTTGCCTAGTAATTCTATCCTTCCACTATAATTCCAAATAGTGTTACCAGCTGTTTACCACTGTTTCCTCAGAAATTGCACCATCAGTTGTTAAGCAAatataatagaacatccaaGAGGCTCTTGGACTATCTTTCAACAAAACTTAGcgtaaatatatttttcatactaTACATTTAGTATAACACAGAGAAACATCAAGGTAAGACAAAAGAATTACCATTGCTTCCTTGGAAATGGCACCATCATTTGTAACTGGACTCTTCTGCTTTGAGAAACTTCCAGCAGTTGCAGTTGCCCCAGATAGCCTTCTTCTAGAAGGATCCATAGATGATAAACCGACTGGACGACTGTCTTCTCCACCTGGAAAATTCCAGTCTTAATGCATATTAATTGGGAAAGTATACCAGGGAAAAGTCAACAGGTAGCAAGCACTGACAATTAGGACATTTAAACATTCAAAATTCAGCTCCTACCTGTCTGCTTATCCACATGGCCAGCAACAGGGGGAATCCCAGAACTGGGTCCAGCACCAAGACCCTGACAGTAGAAACAACGACTAATCATTTTTAGCTAAAGTAAAGGAGCCAACAGTAAAGAAAATGGGAATGAAAATACATCACATCATATATATTCTCCCCTCCTTGCCACAAAAACTTCCAAAGTCTCACTCAAACTtgcattttctccattttttccaCTTTCCTGAGCAGATCATAAATGGAACTCACCAGTGCACGAGATGGGGGTGTTGCCATTTGAGATTGCTGGTATTTCAGTATGGTCCAATCAAACACATAATCGAACTGGAAACCTGGATAGGCAATCAACTTGCAGAATGAGAAGGCGGAATTTATGCTGTGGCTCACTTACAGATAATGAAATGATCTACATTGGCAGTAAATACATAAAATATTCTGAGAATTCATTGGTAGAAATGTATACAAAACCTTCACGTATGAAGAGGTCACGAAATAGTCTCTTTAAGTAAGAATAATCTGGCTTATCATCAAATCGCAGTGAACGGCAATAATGAAAATAGGATGCAAATTCTGTCGGATAACCACGACACAGAGCCTGTAAAGCATCAACATCCATGAGTCCATAAAGCCAGAAATGACCTCATATGCTCACGAAGAGACAACATACCTCGATTGAAGTAGAAACCTTTTTCTCACTAATCTTCTcatacttttgtttcttggtTCCGGCTTTCAATCCCTGCCAAGGGAGACTGCGAAGGAAGTAGCAGCTCTAATTACTGAAACAAACTGAAACCTATCACCTAATCTACAATATATGATATAGACAGTGACAGTCACCTTCCTCTTAGGAAATACATAAGAACATAACCAAGAGACTCTAGATCATCCCTCCGACTTTGCTCTATATAGACCAacgaaagaagggaaaaaatcagtaatgaaaggaaataaaacaaacaagaaaccaacaccaaaaaaagaataagtcGCCCCACCAATGCCAAGATGAGTGTTCATGCTCGCATATCTTGCAGTTCCAGTCAAATTCTTGTTTTCCCTGAATATTCAATCAACTAACACAATAAGCAACTGCTTACCATGATAACCAAAGCCTCGAATGGTAGAATTTGTTGAGACAAACACCAATATATCAAAAAGTTGAAAtcagagcaaaaaaaaaagttgatttcttTGAGGTGACAACAATGGCAACAGACACCAGACTCCACAGTCCATATGGTCTTGAGTGGCCACTCTAAAACATAATAATTGCTGCTCTAGCCTCCACCAGTTAACTGGAGGACAGAGAGAGTTGGAGAAGGCCATAATTGACTTCAAACATGGAAAAAGCAACTCACTTTCcagtttaaatttatttgacaCTCCACACTCTACACCCTCATAAAGATTGGGTGGTGTGACAAGTTTTTCAtagaatttttgttatttttgttcattgttcTTGTATGATCCTCGTGTACTAGAACAGGTTTTCACTAACTAACAAAATATCTCGGttcaaaaaagataatgaaTGCAATCATCACAATAATACTGCCTCAACAATGCAGGGTTAAGCTCAACATGACTGCAAGTAACATCATCTTTATAAACTCAGACAAGGATTGACGCATGACCTTCATTTCGATAATTATACTGATACATAACCCAATGCCAATGGCAAGAAGAAAAGTACGAATACTAAAACAAGCATGTAagcaacaaacaaaaaagagaatcaCTTCAAAAGCTTAACTCACCTGTAAGGAATGTGTTGATGAGTTGAGCTATCTCTGTATTTCTTGGCCAGACCAAAGTCGATAACGTAAACCTGAGGACAGGTATGGAGAGAACCACATTACATCTTACTAGGTCCAAAAAGAAATCACAAAGTAAATCCAATATGTCAAAGCTATAAAAAACCTGATTGGCCCGTCTCCCCAAGCCCATCACAAAATTATCTGGCTTGATATCTCTATGCAAAAATGACTTCGAGTGAACAAACTCGACACGGTTAATCTAATAAAAACATAAGTGTCAGCAGGGATCACAGACACTACAATTATAACCATGAAAATATCGCAAGTAAACGAATCTAACCATTTGATCTGCAAGCATCAAAACAGTCTTCAAGGAAAGTTTCCTACTACAGAAGTTAAACAAATCTTCAAGGCTGGGTCCGAGCAAATCCATCACAAGTACATTGTATTCTCCCTCGACGCCAAACCATCTTACATTCGGAATCCCAGCTGCAAAGACACAGAACGAGTAGTTAATGTAACAGCATTGACAGATCAAGTTCAAAATTCAAAGCCGTGGAGAAGCAACATTACTTCCTCCTTGCAGGATCCGATACAATTTCGATTCATATAGCAATTGAGGATGCTTTGTCTTGACGTTCTCCTGAAAATCACCAGACCAGTAACCCATTATAGTAATCACTCTATCAGCATGCATACCAGAGAGAAAAAGCACAAATGCAAATTCTAGCTCCACCAGAGACAAGATAAGAAGCACCACCTTCCCCATCCATAAAAGTTAGATCCAATAGAACAATTTCCTCCTCAAAAACTGGTTATATGACTACAAATAGCTATACAACATGCTATTATGCATTCCAAATCAACCAAACTATGCTGTAAGGTCTCTcaaaacaaattcatcaaaacaagcacgaagaagaagactatAAAGGCCACTCACAAGCTTAATGGCGACCTCTTCATTTGTCTGTATATTGGTCCCTGCACAACCATCCAACATCAGCCAAATACAGCCAAAAtcccaagaaacaaaaaagacaagagagagagagagaaaagttgaTCGGCAAAATCAAGTCAACGACGGACCGAGGTAGATCTCTCCGAAGGAGCCACCGCCGATCTTCCTGCCCAGCCGGAACTTGTTCCCCACGCGAGGCTCCATCGCCGCCACGCCCCGAGAAAGCACCGATCCCCAAAAACCCTAACTTCCGGGCCCCCCAAAAATCCACGCCGGAAGCGGCCGCGCAATCAAAGCGCCGACCCGCGCCGACCGACGGGCGAACGAAGGAAACCAACCGCAAGCGAGACCGGCGAAGCGACGCCGGACGCCGGAGTCAAAGGCTCTCGAAGATCTAGGGCTTCCTGGGCTTCTCGAGGCACGAATCgatgaggaaaaatcaaaagaggaagaagtcGGAAAATGCCGAATCGATCGACGAAGCAaacaccaccgccgccgccgccgccgcgctccTCGTCGCCGTCGCTGTCGCCGTCATCTCTCGGTCGCTACCATCTCGTCGAGGCTGCTCCGCCGCGCTCGCATTGCGCGCAAAAAAAGGTACGATCCGAATccgaaaaggaaaagggaaaacacGACTTGAGGGGGGGCAGAAGAGAGGGTGGGGAGAAGGACAGCGAACGATGTTGCCCGGTGGCTCCCGTGtggccctttttctctttttgatttttcgcccttttatttccctctcctccttttccattttttttgaaaaaatcccaaataaaaacccaaaatatcttctcccccctttttttttttttaaaaaatgatataaagtgaaatttatttcaaataaaaatccagAATAATCATTTAGTTTCTAATAATGACCTTATTTGCCGGTCGATAAACAAATGCATCTTTGATGCATATTCTGTGGGCCAATTATGGGTAGTTttgtccatttttttatttttattttccactgtcttgtttctttttggagggggtTAATGGGTGTgatattcatcatcttctccgTCCCCTATTTGGCTTCTTCTTGCCTAGATCAAGATCAAGAACATCGGACTTGAGAAGGATCGGAGA
This genomic stretch from Eucalyptus grandis isolate ANBG69807.140 chromosome 3, ASM1654582v1, whole genome shotgun sequence harbors:
- the LOC104438077 gene encoding casein kinase 1-like protein 2, which encodes MEPRVGNKFRLGRKIGGGSFGEIYLGTNIQTNEEVAIKLENVKTKHPQLLYESKLYRILQGGTGIPNVRWFGVEGEYNVLVMDLLGPSLEDLFNFCSRKLSLKTVLMLADQMINRVEFVHSKSFLHRDIKPDNFVMGLGRRANQVYVIDFGLAKKYRDSSTHQHIPYRENKNLTGTARYASMNTHLGIEQSRRDDLESLGYVLMYFLRGSLPWQGLKAGTKKQKYEKISEKKVSTSIEALCRGYPTEFASYFHYCRSLRFDDKPDYSYLKRLFRDLFIREGFQFDYVFDWTILKYQQSQMATPPSRALGLGAGPSSGIPPVAGHVDKQTGGEDSRPVGLSSMDPSRRRLSGATATAGSFSKQKSPVTNDGAISKEAMISSSAFLGRSGGSSRRAAISSSREAFMGGESDSHRARTTEASPGAVRKISSGQRSSPVGSSDPRQSSSGRNAVHLKNYENALKGIERLHFDSDERVHF